From Coffea arabica cultivar ET-39 chromosome 2e, Coffea Arabica ET-39 HiFi, whole genome shotgun sequence, the proteins below share one genomic window:
- the LOC113729320 gene encoding deoxypodophyllotoxin synthase-like — MESNPQVYSPQTQQNNIVPVIYFTTENLNPGTGSWFSTCKAVREALEEFSCFVAVYDKVEPEFISDAFASFKELFNLPMETKLLNTIPDRPAFGYIRPRPETPVHETVGIEDSTTIEAVHSFANVIWPSGNDHFW; from the coding sequence ATGGAGAGCAACCCTCAAGTCTATTCTCCTCAAACACAGCAAAACAATATAGTACCAGTCATATATTTCACCACAGAAAACCTAAATCCTGGTACAGGTTCTTGGTTTTCTACTTGCAAAGCTGTGAGGGAAGCCCTGGAGGAGTTTAGCTGCTTCGTCGCAGTTTATGACAAAGTTGAACCTGAGTTCATTAGTGATGCTTTTGCATCTTTTAAGGAGCTGTTTAACCTCCCCATGGAGACAAAATTGCTTAATACTATTCCTGATAGGCCAGCTTTTGGCTATATAAGACCAAGGCCTGAAACTCCTGTTCATGAAACCGTTGGTATTGAAGATTCAACAACTATTGAAGCAGTTCATAGCTTTGCAAATGTCATCTGGCCTTCGGGAAATGATCATTTCTGGTAA
- the LOC113729332 gene encoding deoxypodophyllotoxin synthase-like, giving the protein MIFESYGVGKYSDCHMESTSYLLRANAYRVPHEKEPNLGIIPHTDTSFVSVVKQDSVQGLQVQLKDGTWIPVHLPQSSFAVIAGDAMLAWSNGRVQPCFHRVIMKEKARFSIALFSFHKGVVQVPKELADDDYPLRFKSFDHFGLLNFRLKNPALSSQERVKAYCGIKDAWESINSCVGSQTQPN; this is encoded by the exons ATGATATTTGAAAGCTACGGTGTTGGTAAGTACAGCGACTGTCACATGGAATCAACATCTTATCTCCTCAGAGCCAATGCTTATAGAGTTCCCCATGAGAAGGAGCCAAATCTTGGAATTATTCCTCATACTGACACAAGTTTTGTGAGTGTTGTTAAGCAAGATAGTGTTCAAGGGTTACAGGTTCAATTAAAGGACGGTACATGGATTCCTGTTCATTTGCCACAATCTTCCTTTGCTGTCATAGCAGGTGATGCCATGCTG GCATGGAGCAATGGCAGGGTACAACCTTGTTTTCACAGAGTTAtaatgaaagaaaaagcaagATTTTCTATTGCACTGTTCTCCTTCCACAAAGGAGTTGTTCAAGTACCAAAAGAGCTTGCTGATGATGACTACCCACTACGATTTAAATCTTTTGATCATTTTGGTTTATTAAATTTCCGTTTGAAGAATCCAGCTCTATCTTCTCAGGAAAGAGTCAAAGCCTATTGCGGTATAAAGGATGCATGGGAAAGTATTAATTCCTGTGTTGGCTCCCAGACTCAACCAAATTAA